The sequence TTTATTTGGAATTTGGGATTTTGAGATTTATTTGGAATTTGGTGCTTGTATTTTGGAATTTAAATTCCAAATGCATCCTTCACTTTATCAACATAATCCAACTTCTCCCAAGTAAAAAGCTCAACTTCTTTTTCTATTCTTCCGTTGTAAGGGCTTTCAAAAACTTTTGAAACCATTTCAGGAACACGACCCATATGGCCATAAGCAGCGGTTTCAGAATAGATAGGGTTTCTCAATTTCAATCTTTTTTCAATAGCCGCTGGGCGCATATTGAAAATTTCTGAAACTTTTTTGGCAATCTCTCCATCGGAAATTTTCACGTTTGAAGAATTGTAAGTATTTACAAAAATGGAAGTCGGTTCTACAACACCAATTGCATAGCTAACCTGAATCAAAACTTCATCCGCAACGCCGGCAGCCACAAGATTTTTAGCAATATGCCGCGCAGCATACGCTGCACTTCTATCTACTTTACTCGGGTCTTTTCCGCTGAATGCTCCACCACCGTGAGCGCCTTTTCCGCCGTAAGTGTCAACGATAATTTTTCTTCCTGTAAGTCCGGTGTCACCGTGGGGTCCGCCAATTACGAATTTCCCGGTTGGATTTATATGATAAGTAATATCATCGTTAAATAATTCCTGAACGTATTCTGGCAATTGTTTTTTCACTCGCGGAATCAAAATTTCAACAATATCTTTTTTGATTTTTTTCAGCATCGGCTCGTCTGCATCAAATTCGTCGTGTTGGGTTGAAACCACAATCGCAACTATTTTCTGCGGAACATTATCATCGCTGTATTCAATGGTTACTTGGCTTTTTGAATCGGGACGCAAATATTTTATTTCAGAATCTTCACGTCGAAGCGCAGCCAATTCAATCAAAATTTTATGCGAAATATCCAACGCCAAAGGCATATAGTTTTCGGTTTCCTTTGTGGCGTAACCAAACATCATTCCTTGGTCGCCAGCGCCTTGTTCTTCTTTATTTTCACGATCCACACCTTGATTAATATCTTGGGATTGTTCGTGAATTAAGGAAATTACACCACAGGAATCACCGCTGAATTTATAAGCTCCTTTCGTATAACCAATTTTGTTGATCACTTCCCGGGCAATATGCTGTACATCGAGGTAAGTGTTGCTTTTCACCTCGCCCGCCAAAACAACTTGTCCTGTAGTAACAAGTGTTTCACAAGCAACTTTACTTTCGGGATCAAAAGCTAAAAAATTATCTAAAAGCGCATCGCTAATTTGATCCGCAACTTTATCTGGGTGTCCTTCAGAAACACTTTCCGAAGTAAATAAATAGGCCATAAAATGTTTTTTAAATTTTAAAAAATTGAAAACGACGCAGGATAAAAAGACGTAAGACGTAAGACTAAAATTATTTCTTAATATGGATTAAATATATAATAGTCTTATGTCCTATGTCTAAAAGTCTTATGTCATTATTACAGAAGATTTGACGAAAGTGCCGAAGGGTAGTTTTCACTGCCTTTAGCATTTTTTAATGAGGTAGCAATCAGTCAAATCTGTCCTCTTAATTTGTCTTGGGCAAAAGTAAAAAAATTAAATGAATAGCAATTTTATTTGAAGTTTTTTGGAGAAATAATTAGTAGTGGTGCAATACCAACAAGTATGCATCTATGTTATTATTAAAAACCTTATAATCGAATTACCTCCTATTTAGGTAAAAGCTGTTCAATCTTTGCTATCAAATCGGCCATATCAAAGGGTTTGGAGATAAAATCTGAAGCTCCTGCCTTCATGCAGTTTTCTCGTGCGTTGCTAAGTGCAGACATCATTAGTACAGGGGTTTTGGAGGTAGCGGCTGTTTTTCTGATTTTGGCACAAACGTCCGTGCCGTCCACCCCGTAGATAAGTTTGTCCAGCAACACAAGTTTTATGTCATGTTTAATGATATCTTCATTAGTGTTAAGGGGTTTTCTTGACAGCATAACGTTGTAGCCGCTAAACCCAAGCATTTCCTCGATCATAATTCCTAAATTGTGATCATCCTCTACTATTAGTATCTTGTTCATCTTGGTTAAGATTGGTTACTATTCTTATTTGATATTTTAAATTTATTTGCCCAAAACCTTTTCAATATTTTCAAACAACGTATTCATTTCAAATGGCTTTGATATAAATGCAGATGCACCAGCGCGCAAACATTCCATTTTGATCTCAGGGTGTGCAGACATCATAATTACCGGGACGTGCGCCGTGTTCTTGTTTGTTGTTAAGGTAGTGCAAAGCGCTATGCCATCCAGCCCCGCCAGGAACTTGTCCAAAATTATCAATTCTATTTTTTGTTGAAGGATGGTGTGGTAAGCTTCGCCAGCATTCGCGGTTACCCATACCTCAAAGCCTCTAAAATTAAACATATATTTCAACATTTCACCTATTATGCGGTCATCATCTACAATTAGTATTCGTTTCATTCCTTATTTTTATGATTATTTTCGGCAATAATGGGAAGGGTAAAAATAAATTCGGATCCTTTTCCTTTTTTGCTCTTTACGTCAACGTATCCATTGTGACGCTCTATAATTTCTTTGGCCAAAAAGAGGCCGATTCCAAAACCGGAAAAATTTGTTTCGTCTTTTCCGCTGACACGATAGAACTTTTTAAATAGGTGCTCATGGTCCTTTTTGTCGATCCCGATTCCTTTATCCTTTATGCTTACCGCACCATTTTCTTCATCTACTTTGTAAATACGAACGAGAATGTTTTTATCAATTGGAGAATATTTGATGGCATTGGTAATGAAGTTGATCAAGACTTGATTAATCCTGTCCTTGTCGCCATTCACACTGAATGTATCATCATGGGTTATCTTAATTTTGTATTCGTCGTTGGTATATTTGATGTCATTAACACAGTTTTCCACGAATTCGTTTATGCTGAAAGTTTTCTGTTGCAATTCCAGTTTGCTCTCCTCCATACGTGAAAGATCCAGCATTTCTGAAATGAGACGGGTAAGCCGAGATACTTGGCTGTCTATCCGCTCCAAGCTCGGGATCAATGGAACGGTGCCTATGTTATCCTGCGCCACACTTTTCAGCATGCTCAACAACAATTGGGTATATCCTTTAATTGAGGTAATGGGTGTCTTGAGCTCGTGGCTTACCATTTTAAGGAAATCTTCCTTACGTTTTTCCTCATCCTTTAATTTCTGTATTTCGGTACTGGCACCTACCCACATAATGATTTTTCCGGTTTCAT comes from Aequorivita sublithincola DSM 14238 and encodes:
- the metK gene encoding methionine adenosyltransferase, giving the protein MAYLFTSESVSEGHPDKVADQISDALLDNFLAFDPESKVACETLVTTGQVVLAGEVKSNTYLDVQHIAREVINKIGYTKGAYKFSGDSCGVISLIHEQSQDINQGVDRENKEEQGAGDQGMMFGYATKETENYMPLALDISHKILIELAALRREDSEIKYLRPDSKSQVTIEYSDDNVPQKIVAIVVSTQHDEFDADEPMLKKIKKDIVEILIPRVKKQLPEYVQELFNDDITYHINPTGKFVIGGPHGDTGLTGRKIIVDTYGGKGAHGGGAFSGKDPSKVDRSAAYAARHIAKNLVAAGVADEVLIQVSYAIGVVEPTSIFVNTYNSSNVKISDGEIAKKVSEIFNMRPAAIEKRLKLRNPIYSETAAYGHMGRVPEMVSKVFESPYNGRIEKEVELFTWEKLDYVDKVKDAFGI
- a CDS encoding response regulator — translated: MKRILIVDDDRIIGEMLKYMFNFRGFEVWVTANAGEAYHTILQQKIELIILDKFLAGLDGIALCTTLTTNKNTAHVPVIMMSAHPEIKMECLRAGASAFISKPFEMNTLFENIEKVLGK
- a CDS encoding response regulator; amino-acid sequence: MNKILIVEDDHNLGIMIEEMLGFSGYNVMLSRKPLNTNEDIIKHDIKLVLLDKLIYGVDGTDVCAKIRKTAATSKTPVLMMSALSNARENCMKAGASDFISKPFDMADLIAKIEQLLPK